The genomic window TAGCAGAAGGCGAAAGGTCTTTTTGAAActgaaattaatcaaaaactaATTACGATCAAGTGTTCCTCACGGGACGTAGACAAATTTGGTCATAATAAGTATGAATTTGCAACTTAGGAGTTaggaaaattgaatttgatgTTTAAAATGAATCTAATTCGTTGTCTTTCGTACCTAGTTGACAAATATAGATAAGACGGCCCTGCCGTTAGTAAAGGTATGATCTTGCAAGAAAAATTTGCTAGCAATGGATGGAgataagttaaattatttaaataaatattatagctattattatttaaaaacacttgCGTAAATAAATACCTTAGCATTTAAAGCATCAGCTTCACGTTTtgcaattttatcatttaactcTTTTTTCCATTGAtcgatttttaaaacttttttcgcgATATCTTCTTGTCGTTTCTGTTGTGCTAATTTTTCTGCTTCTTTACGttcgtttaatattttaaccatTTCTGGGATTGTGTGCGGATGAGAAATTCGCTCAAATTCTTCAGCTTCCAAAATGTCTTGTTTTGTTGGCCAACATATACCTTAAAAAGGCCGAAATTTTAGCTTTGCTATTTGCTCTAGACTTAATAAACAAAAGATgcgaaaaaatcaaattctattcaattataatcaaatttttatcttaacaaAACTAAGCGGTAAGTTATCGAATTCTCAAAAACATCGGGAAATACCCGTAAAACTAGATTCCTGGAGATAAATGTGGTAACCAACCTGGATGAACACCACTATTTAAACCATAACGCCCAAGCATAGTACGTTGATACTTAACCGTTTCGTGAATCCAAGATTGGGGCTCATCGTAAGGTTTTATTTCATGCAACATATTACGATGTTGAGTATTTAATCTTGATTTATTCCTTTTCCTTTCAATTTCTTGTTCTCGTAATAAATTATcttctaaaaattcataaaaaattccattcataaATACTCGTAAAAAACAAAGTAAACGAGATTCTAATACCTTCCTCTTCCACGGTTAAAACTgcattttcaattaattctgTGTCTGTTAATGACTCAACTTTTGTTGAATCTGTTTTTATCGATCTTAAATGTTGAATCGatcgataatttattaaacattttgatatttttgttatattcatattatttgatGAGTTAACCTTAAAATTACATGAGAGAAATATTTCACGATTATCCAAACAGCTGATAGTAAACTTGAATGAAAATACAATGATGCCAAGTTGgcctatttttcataaaaatgttaaattaaggtaaagagtttttaat from Chrysoperla carnea chromosome 2, inChrCarn1.1, whole genome shotgun sequence includes these protein-coding regions:
- the LOC123292230 gene encoding growth arrest and DNA damage-inducible proteins-interacting protein 1 translates to MNITKISKCLINYRSIQHLRSIKTDSTKVESLTDTELIENAVLTVEEEEDNLLREQEIERKRNKSRLNTQHRNMLHEIKPYDEPQSWIHETVKYQRTMLGRYGLNSGVHPGICWPTKQDILEAEEFERISHPHTIPEMVKILNERKEAEKLAQQKRQEDIAKKVLKIDQWKKELNDKIAKREADALNAKLRKDRLVEEVRRHFGFTIDPRDERFKEMLEKKEKEEKKMLKEAKKKAKDAKMIAKLQEKQTEETTQNESKSIENTTKDNLS